The window TCTTCGGGGACGAGGAGTTCGACCAGGTCTTTCGACCGGAGCGATCCGAGCGCACGCGAGACGTGCGAGACGGACAGTTCGACGTCCTCAGCGATCCGGGTGGGCGTTGCTGGCCCCTCCGCGAGTCGGCCGAGCACGATCACTCGGTGATCAGAGCTGATCACGTAGCCGATGACGTCCCAGTCGGTCGTCATCAGCGCTCACCCGCCGTGGTCGGCGTGTGGGTGGCAGTTCGCGGATGCTCCGCGGGCGATTCGGGTCGTGTGTGTGGGTTGTGTTGTGGGATCACGGTTGTGTCCTCGATGGTGCCGCTACGTTCGTTCATACAGGTACTGTGCCGCCACCACCGCGCCGAAGGTGACGAAGATGAGCAGTCCGACGACGTTGAGTACGCCCTGTGGGATCGTTCCCTGGGCGGCCGTCGCGATGCCGTAGACGGCCAGGCCAACGATAGCCAGGCCCAGGTAGATCGTCTGCCAGGGTATCTCCCGACGGTCTTCGTCGGGGAGGTACGCGTCCAGCGAGGCGACGTTCGACGTGAGTTTGATCACGCCGGAGTCTTTGTCGTACTCGACGATGCCGGACTCCTCGAGTTTCGGGATGTGCGTCTGGTACAGCGAGACGTACACCCGCTTTACCTGTTGGTCAGACAGTTCGTCCACCGGGATGTCGTTCTCCCAGGCGGCGACGCGGTCGGACAGTTCGTTCAACGCGATCTGTCCACCTTCCTGCCGGAGGAGGTAGATGACGAACCGTCTGCGACCGTTGCTGAGGATGTCGTATACCTCGTCCCTGCTTAGCGTGGTTGTGTTGTTGCTCGACATCTACTCGTATGGCACTGTTATTCACCACCTCGGCCGACAGGCGACTCGTTCACCTGTCGGCCGTGGGTACGTGTCGCGCATCCGACTGCCTCGCGGCGGTGGCCTGGCGCAGGCACGGCCGCCACTCCTCGGCGGATCGATACGTGCTGTTTGGGTGTATACGCGGTCTGCTCGGGTCATTCTACCGTCACGCTCTTTGCCAGATTGCGCGGTTTGTCTATCGAACGGTCCAACAGGTCTGCCACGTAGTACGAGACGAGTTGGAGTTGGACGTTCGCGAGGACGCCCGACAGTTCCGGGTGCGTCTCGGGGATTGGGAGGAACACGTCGACGGTCGACTCGACGTGATTCGCAGTCTCTGCGGCGATCCCGATCACGGGTGCGCCGCGCGAACGGACCTCCTCGACGTTGTTGAGCGTCTTGGTGTCGTGCCGACCCGAGAAGACGGCGAGCACGGGCGTCTGGGGAGTCACCAGCGCGAGCGGGCCGTGTTTGAGTTCGCCCGCGGCGAACCCCTCGGCGTGCTCGTAGGTGATCTCTTTGAACTTGAGTGCCCCTTCACACGCAACGGGGAACGCGACGCCGCGGCCGATGAAGAACCGGCCGTCTGCGTCGGCGTACTGCGACGCGAGCGACGCCGCCGTCGACTCCCGGAGGACACGCTCGACTTGGTCGGGCAGCACTCTGAGCGCAGAGAGCAGTCCCTCACGCTCGGCGCTCGGTTCGCCGGTGATGTCCTCGGTCAGTCGCTCGACGAGCAACGCGAGGACGATCACCTGCGAGGAGAACGTCTTGGTCGCGGCGACGCCGATCTCGGGGCCCGCACGGATGAACAGCGCGTCGTCCGCCTCACGCGCGGCCGTCGACCCGACGACGTTTGTGACAGCCAGCGTGCGGGCGTTGCGCGCTTTCACGTCGCGCATCGAGGTGAGCGTGTCCGCCGTCTCGCCGCTCTGTGTCACTGCGACGACGAGCGTCCCGTCGGTGACGGGCGCGGGCGTCGTCGCGTACTCACCAGCGGTGAACGCGTGGGCGGGAATTCCGCGGTCGCGCAGGAGCTGGCACGCGTACATCGACGCGTGGTGGGAGGTTCCACAGGAGATGAAGTGAACCTCGTCGACGTCGTCGAACGACCCGGGTGGGAACTCTTCGAGGTCGACGCGGTTGTCGTCGGTGATCCGACCGTTGATCGCGCGTCTGAGCGCCTCTGGCTGCTCGTGGATCTCCTTGAGCATGTAGTGATCGTAGCCGTCGCGCTCGGCGTCTTCAGAGCCCCACTCGACGGTTTCGATCGGGCGATTCTGTGGACTGCCGGTGATATCGGTGATGACGTGTTCACCGGGCGTGAGTCGGACGAAGTCGCCATCGTCGAGGTACACCACGCGTGAGGTGTACTCGAGGAACGACGGCACGTCGCTGGCGAGGAAGCGGCGTTTGCCGTCGACACCGAGAACGAGCGGCGAGCCCTGTCGGGTCGCGAAGATGGCGTCCGTCCCGTCGACCAACACGGCGATGGCGTAACTGCCCTCGATGCGCGCGATGGCGCGACGGAACGCGGCTTCGGGGTCGTAGCCGGCCGCGAGTTCGTCTTCGATCAGGTGCGGAACGACTTCTGTGTCGGTCTCACTCGTGAACAGGTGGCCTGCTGCGGCGAGTTCGCTCCGCAATTCGGCGTAGTTCTCGATGATCCCGTTGTGGACGACCGCGACCGTGCCCGTGCAGTCGGTGTGGGGGTGCGCGTTCTCGTCGGTCGGCGCGCCGTGGGTGCTCCATCGGGTGTGTCCCAGTCCCAACTGTCCGGCGAACTCGACGTGGTCGACCTCGCTGGAGAGGGGGTCGATACCGCCCTCGCGCTTGTGCACGCGGACGCCGTGACCGTTGAGCGTCGCGATGCCGGCGGAGTCGTAACCGCGGTACTCCAGGTTCTTCAACCCAGTAAGCACCGTATCGACGACGTCGTCTTCGCCCACGCAGGCGGTGATCCCGCACATCAGCGTCCCCTCGCGGGACGGCGATTCCGTCCGATATCTCTCCAATTAC of the Halobaculum limi genome contains:
- a CDS encoding winged helix-turn-helix domain-containing protein; protein product: MTTDWDVIGYVISSDHRVIVLGRLAEGPATPTRIAEDVELSVSHVSRALGSLRSKDLVELLVPEERRKGRVYGITSDGERVWKDISAKDLAE
- a CDS encoding DUF7344 domain-containing protein, which codes for MSSNNTTTLSRDEVYDILSNGRRRFVIYLLRQEGGQIALNELSDRVAAWENDIPVDELSDQQVKRVYVSLYQTHIPKLEESGIVEYDKDSGVIKLTSNVASLDAYLPDEDRREIPWQTIYLGLAIVGLAVYGIATAAQGTIPQGVLNVVGLLIFVTFGAVVAAQYLYERT
- the glmS gene encoding glutamine--fructose-6-phosphate transaminase (isomerizing) gives rise to the protein MCGITACVGEDDVVDTVLTGLKNLEYRGYDSAGIATLNGHGVRVHKREGGIDPLSSEVDHVEFAGQLGLGHTRWSTHGAPTDENAHPHTDCTGTVAVVHNGIIENYAELRSELAAAGHLFTSETDTEVVPHLIEDELAAGYDPEAAFRRAIARIEGSYAIAVLVDGTDAIFATRQGSPLVLGVDGKRRFLASDVPSFLEYTSRVVYLDDGDFVRLTPGEHVITDITGSPQNRPIETVEWGSEDAERDGYDHYMLKEIHEQPEALRRAINGRITDDNRVDLEEFPPGSFDDVDEVHFISCGTSHHASMYACQLLRDRGIPAHAFTAGEYATTPAPVTDGTLVVAVTQSGETADTLTSMRDVKARNARTLAVTNVVGSTAAREADDALFIRAGPEIGVAATKTFSSQVIVLALLVERLTEDITGEPSAEREGLLSALRVLPDQVERVLRESTAASLASQYADADGRFFIGRGVAFPVACEGALKFKEITYEHAEGFAAGELKHGPLALVTPQTPVLAVFSGRHDTKTLNNVEEVRSRGAPVIGIAAETANHVESTVDVFLPIPETHPELSGVLANVQLQLVSYYVADLLDRSIDKPRNLAKSVTVE